AAGTAAACGTAAATTTTACAGGTAATTAATGTGATCCACTAGATGCAAGTAACAAGTAAGATGAGACATTCTGATTGGCCTATTAAATATGCTGCTTTTGGAAGcttttccatttccatttcTGTTTGGGTAAAAGTTATTCTGGATCCCCATAAAATGGATATATGGCCATCCCTCATGAGGAGGTTTGGAGATTCCACCTGTTTGCTATTATATTTATTGCCATGGATGTGATTTGGTTTTCTCGGATTCAAGTGGTCCATGATTCCTGTAAGATTGATATTCCCAACATTTTGAAACAGGTTATATCTAGGATGCATTTGAGATTGCAATCTCAGACAAAAAAATGCCTCTTTAAATTAAATCGCAGAAAATAaactgtttgggattgcgttttaagaaaattgtgatttaaaaatatacaattttaaaggctaaattacaattttaaaggtcaaaccgTAATTTTAccaaatcacatattttaaaatcgcaaactcAAACAGACTCAAAAGTCACAAGTGCTTGGGATTACAATTCTCATAGGCCTAGCATGACATAGATCTTctattttgttctcttttttgaGCTCTAGTTTGTTGTCCTCTTCCTTTCCCCGTGGCCtgtattgcttagaaaaaaacaaaaaaaggaaaaatatataataagtttATGAGTCAactctcaaaaattaaaaactccttgagttttttttttttcaaaaatttactcttttttttttttttttgacacattCCAATACCAAGGAAAAGGGGAggaggaattcgaactagtgacctccgtttcgaggcgtggttcacagccaattgagctaaCCCCTTGGAGACAAAAATTTACTCCttgggtcaattgaaatgacaataaaatttctaccatcaaaattttttaacagccattAGGGCCACTCAAATTACACCgttttacttaattaaaatattaattttttgttaatttaattttaaaaattaaatctaaaatttttttttaacaaaaccaCCCTTAGGGTGGCTTGCAGCCACCCCCAGGgcgggccaccccatggggggtttggggtggctcgcacatgggtggaggggtggccccccaatggggtggcctACCTGGGGTTGGTCAAACCACCCTTGACCACCCCTGGGGTTGCTTGCGGCTacccccataggggttgggcgGTGCGCCGCCGGTGCCACCCCTAGccccccttcaattttttattttttttagatttaatttttaaaattaattaataaaaatatttNNNNNNNNNNNNNNNNNNNNaaaaattaaatctaaatttttttaaaaaatctttttttaaaaaaccaccCTTAGGGTGGCTTGCGACCACCCCCAGGGCAGGCCACCCCAtggggggtttggggtggctcgcgcatgggtggaggggtggcccccccaatggggtggcctacctggggtggtcaaaccacccttGACCACCCTTAGTTGCTTGCGCCACCCCCCCATAGGTTGGCGGTGGTTGGTGAAGGTGCCAACCAGCCAccttccaattttatttttattttttttagatttaatttttaaaattaattgataaaaattaatattttaatcaggtaaaacaatgcgttttgagtggccctaacggttgttaaaaaattttgatggcaggaattttattgtcatttcaattgacccagGAAGTAactttttgaggaaaaaaaaaaaaaactcagaagttttaaattttggaaggTTGACTCAGagacttattatacattttcccaaaaaaataatagggtaaagtctacttaaccccctcaaactaccaccccaatgacaatttacccccaaactattaattacgacaatttaccctcccaaactaccaaaataatgacaatgtatcctcaattttaacaaaataacaaaattacccttactataataaaaaaacaaaaaaactttttttttttcaaattttaaggatatttttgtctaattaaaaattatagagggataatttcgtcattttgctagaaTTGAGAGGTAcattataattgtttttataattgttttgataatttgaagagtaaattgtcataattgataatttggggggTAAAATATCTttgaagtggtagtttgagagtgTTAAGTGAACTTTgccccaaaataataataattgtcaTACAAAAGGCAACAATAGCTATTGATATTTGTTATCGTACGTAGAtgtttttcacattttcttggTCCATGTTTGATAAAAGTTGACGCAGAAACAATTTGATAAATCAAAAGGATTGAAATGCTTTTATATCAGAAAACCCCAACAAGTATTATATATTCAGCAATAACAACAATGCCCACCAGGGTAAAACGTTGGCATGAAAACAATTTACAAAGTCAAAAGGCATACAACAGAAGCACAAGCATTTGTAATATGAAGCAACTTTAGAGAAACTCCAAAGTCAAAGACTGTTAGCAACATTTGTTAAGTTTAGTTTACTTGAGTTCCCCTAAAACATTATGTTTCACAGGATATGCCAACCCATTTAGTAAGGAACGATAATGGAATCTATAAGCTCTTGAAGTGGAGCCAGCTCCTTTCTGTCAATTAGTCCAAATTCCTGCAAAAAACCAGCATCATGAATTtagctaaaaagaaaagagaatttctTATATCAGTACCAACTGCATTTTAAATAAAGGACATGTTCTAAAGAGCTTTCATCTGTTCAATAGAGTAGTGGTGTATCAGGGATACTTAGATTTCCTGACTTATTTAGGTTCTCTACTTTGGAATTATGCAAAATCTACAAATGgttttataaaatagaaaataaaggaTGGAATTCCTTACAAGACCATGCGGATGTTCGATGAAGACCTTAAACCttagaattagaaaaaaataaaaagtcattgAGATATGGAAGACTTACACAAGTAAAAAGTATGAAATGCTTGAAGCATGTATTTAGATGGGCCTCCTCCTTGAGGCTTACAATCTTCTGAAAGTGAGAGTGATAGATATGGGCATATACACGAAACAATCTTTTGAATATTGTCTTCACAACATCCTTGAAGTTGAGAGGAAAGGGTGCCCCTACAAATTTTTTAGCAGACAACTAATtataagaaaatgaagaaaaaaaaatgagataagaTGCAAATCAGACAACGGATATTACCAAGCCTTTGAGGAAATATGGATTCGTTATCAAGCTGGCCTTCAATCCAGTCCATTAAAAGTTCAAACATATTTTGGAGCAGAAACCTCAATAGGTTTCTTTATCTTTTCACCGTCTGCCCATCTATACTCGTATCTGTAAAGTAATTGTATCTTCATTAGAACTGTAGATCTATAAGTACACACATAGATGCAGACGCACACAGATTTACTTAAAGCAGATGAAATCAATATTGGTAACTTGTACATTTGACTCCGCAGGAGAAGGCAgggaaaaaaaacccaaaacagaaagaaaagaacgaaaaagaaaaaaaaaaaaaaaagagcataatTTCCTGCTTCAAGGTTTAGAAGATGTTTCAATCATTGGGcaagttttcaaaaaatatgcGCAGGAAAAGCCCAATAACATTGGAGAGAACCTTGGACACATTCCTCAAACATAGATAAACCAAAACAATAATGTGCTAGACAAGGCTAATACCAACCCCATAACATGACAAAGATACAGAACTCAAGAAAAGCTGTGCATTTATACCGAATCTAAGGACACATACTACATCCTCTCTTAAGGGTAAAAGAAGTAAAAGTTACAGCTTGAATGAAACCCCAAACCAGGCACATCATATGAAATATTGGGGTAAAACCAACCTTCATTTTGTACGAGGGCAGAAACTAAGTATCATGTTGACAACAATTATGCTTCTTAATTGTCAATTATTAACAAAagcaataacaaaaatacatgtaaaaatcaattaacaaAATCATACAAGCATTTGACTAGAAAAGCGGAAACCAAGTTGATGTACCAGTAACTAACCTACAGATCTTGTGATTCACCAGGATAACTTCCTTTACTACTCGCAGAATTATAAACAAAATCTATAATGGCCAGAATGCATGGATCTATTCTCTCCTGTGATTTGCAAACATAGACATAAATGTCACGTTTCAACACCTGGACTGGGTCAAACAATGCAACTCCTGAAAATCTTGACAGGAGCATATGACCACAAGTGTGCTCATTGAACCCATTCACGCACAcaaatatgtttatttattaagGCGGACAGAAACTTGTATGCATAAAAATCATAGATAGTGAAACAATAATGGACTTGGTGGACAGAAAATTGTTGTGGTGGCAGTCAACTGGGCATGACAGATAAATAGAAATAGTACCTCGCTGGACAGAAACTTATTGAGAGATAAAAGAGGCAATGCGAGCATAAAAGgatttttttcacatatttgaTCCCATGTATAGATAGACCAAAATTTGATTCTTGAAGTTTTGAGGCAAAATTGAACTCGGTTTGAGATCAAACCAATTTATCACTTTAATTTTCAGTGTAGACAGAAATGTAACTTTGGAGTTTCAGTTTTCCTTTAGGTTTCACAGTTTCTTATAAGATAAAGAACTACCCCAAATATTAGATGGAAATGCTCAAAAAAACCTAATGaagaaagcagaaaaaaaaaaatggaaagtcaCATTATTGATTTCcagaaaaactaaaattcaTAGAAGGtaagggaggaaaaaaaaaaaagacttatgATAGGCCATACTTGGGGCCTGCAGTCATTGTTGGACAATTCTCGTCGGTACAAAACTCTGTGAGGGTACCATAGAGCAAATTCACTTGGTTGAAGAAATCGACAGCTGAAAGTGAAAATAACAAACAACCACATGAGATTTGGATTTCACATTAAGTAAAATAAANNNNNNNNNNNNNNNNNNNNtttaatttttaaaattaaattaataaaaaattaatattttaataagataaaacggtgagttttgagtggactaacgacAGTTAggaaaaattgacggtagagagttttctagtagtttcgagtaaCCCAggaactaaattttcaaaaaaaaatactcagggagtttttaaaaaaagcgcgttgacctaaggatttTTGATATGATTTCCCTAAAAATTATagaggggtaatttcgtcatctTGCTAGAATTGGGAGGTACATTAtaattgttttgataatttgaaaagtaaattgtcataattgataatttggggggTAAAATATCtttggagtggtagtttgagagtgTTAATTGAACTTTgccccaaaataataataattgtcaTACAAAAGGCAACAATAGCTATTGATATTTGTTATCGTACGTAGAtgtttttcacattttcttggTCCATGTTTGATAAAAGTTGACGCAGAAACAATTTGATAAATCAAAAGGATTGAAATGCTTTTATATCAGAAAACCCCAACAAGTATTATATATTCAGCAATAACAACAATGCCCACCAGGGTAAAACGTTGGCATGAAAACAATTTACAAAGTCAAAAGGCATACAACAGAAGCACAAGCATTTGTAATATGAAGCAACTTTAGAGAAACTCCAAAGTCAAGACTGTTAGCAACATTTGTTAAGTTTAGTTTACTTGAGTTCCCCTAAAACATTATGTTTCACAGGATATGCCAACCCATTTAGTAAGGAACGATAATGGAATCTATAAGCTCTTGAAGTGGAGCCAGCTCCTTTCTGTCAATTAGTCCAAATTCCTGCAAAAAACCAGCATCATGAATTtagctaaaaagaaaagagaatttctTATATCAGTACCAACTGCATTTTAAATAAAGGACATGTTCTAAAGAGCTTTCATCTGTTCAATAGAGTAGTGGTGTATCAGGGTTACTTAGATTTCCTGACTTATTTAGGTTCTCTACTTTGGAATTATGCAAAATCTAcaaatgtttttataaaatagaaaataaaggaTGGAATTCCTTACAAGACCATGCGGATGTTCGATGAAGACCTTAAACCttagaattagaaaaaaataaaaagtcattgAGATATGGAAGACTTACACAAGTAAAAAGTATGAAATGCTTGAAGCATGTATTTAGATGGGCCTCCTCCTTGAGGCTTACAATCTTCTGAAAGTGAGAGTGATAGATATGGGCATATACACGAAACAATCTTTTGAATATTGTCTTCACAACATCCTTGAAGTTGAGAGGAAAGGGTGCCCCTACAAATTTTTTAGCAGACAACTAATtataagaaaatgaagaaaaaaaaatgagataagaTGCAAATCAGACAACGGATATTACCAAGCCTTTGAGGAAATATGGATTCGTTATCAAGCTGGCCTTCAATCCAGTCCATTAAAAGTTCAACATATTTTGGAGCAGAAACCTCAATAGGTTTCTTTATCTTTTCACCGTCTGCCCATCTATACTCGTATCTGTAAAGTAATTGTATCTTCATTAGAACTGTAGATCTATAAGTACACACATAGATGCAGACGCACACAGATTTACTTAAAGCAGATGAAATCAATATTGGTAACTTGTACATTTGACTCCGCAGGAGAAGGCAgggaaaaaaaacccaaaacagaaagaaaagaacgaaaaagaaaaaaaaaaaaaaaagagcataatTTCCTGCTTCAAGGTTTAGAAGATGTTTCAATCATTGGGcaagttttcaaaaaatatgcGCAGGAAAAGCCCAATAACATTGGAGAGAACCTTGGACACATTCCTCAAACATAGATAAACCAAAACAATAATGTGCTAGACAAGGCTAATACCAACCCCATAACATGACAAAGATACAGAACTCAAGAAAAGCTGTGCATTTATACCGAATCTAAGGACACATACTACATCCTCTCTTAAGGGTAAAAGAAGTAAAAGTTACAGCTTGAATGAAACCCCAAACCAGGCACATCATATGAAATATTGGGGTAAAACCAACCTTCATTTTGTACGAGGGCAGAAACTAAGTATCATGTTGACAACAATTATGCTTCTTAATTGTCAATTATTAACAAAagcaataacaaaaatacatgtaaaaatcaattaacaaAATCATACAAGCATTTGACTAGAAAAGCGGAAACCAAGTTGATGTACCAGTAACTAACCTACAGATCTTGTGATTCACCAGGATAACTTCCTTTACTACTCGCAGAATTATAAACAAAATCTATAATGGCCAGAATGCATGGATCTATTCTCTCCTGTGATTTGCAAACATAGACATAAATGTCACGTTTCAACACCTGGACTGGGTCAAACAATGCAACTCCTGAAAATCTTGACAGGAGCATATGACCACAAGTGTGCTCATTGAACCCATTCACGCACAcaaatatgtttatttattaagGCGGACAGAAACTTGTATGCATAAAAATCATAGATAGTGAAACAATAATGGACTTGGTGGACAGAAAATTGTTGTGGTGGCAGTCAACTGGGCATGACAGATAAATAGAAATAGTACCTCGCTGGACAGAAACTTATTGAGAGATAAAAGAGGCAATGCGAGCATAAAAGgatttttttcacatatttgaTCCCATGTATAGATAGACCAAAATTTGATTCTTGAAGTTTTGAGGCAAAATTGAACTCGGTTTGAGATCAAACCAATTTATCACTTTAATTTTCAGTGTAGACAGAAATGTAACTTTGGAGTTTCACTTTTCCTTTAGGTTTCACAGTTTCTTATAAGATAAAGAACTACCCCAAATATTAGATGGAAATGCTCAAAAAAACCTAATGaagaaagcagaaaaaaaaaatggaaagtcaCATTATTGATTTCcagaaaaactaaaattcaTAGAAGGtaagggaggaaaaaaaaaaagacttatgATAGGCCATACTTGGGGCCTGCAGTCATTGTTGGACAATTCTCGTCGGTACAAAACTCTGTGAGGGTACCATAGAGCAAATTCACTTGGTTGAAGAAATCGACAGCTGAAAGTGAAAATAACAAACAACCACATGAGATTTGGATTTCAcattaagtaaaataaaaattcatggaaaaatatacttttacaTTTTACgcatcagataaataaagaacaCGACACAAATTAGCTAATACAGCAAAGTAAAACATGACTATACTAAACCTAACAGGTTGACAGGTATAACATgataaaacaaaagagaaaagctCATAAACACTTAACAGGCTACTTATACTAAAACACAAGCACGCAAGAGAGGAGAATTACTGTTGACAGCAAGCCACTCGTTTAAATCCTCCCCAGTAGGAAGCTTTACCGCTTCCCTCAAGTTTCCGCTACCTAGGGTTGCATCAATGTGCTTTCTAAGTTGTGCTCCCTGCATTACAACAGGACATAGAATGGTATTTCAGTTATACCAGTATAATTTGCAGAAATTGACTGCTAAGTTCAAGAgtattgtaatatatatatatatatatatatatatataaagcaaagATTAAGTAGTAAGAGGaccaaactctttttttttttttatgagtaataaccagtcttattaaaagtaAGAGGACCAAACTCTGGTCTATTGAGAAGTGATAAATTCTGGAAAACAGCCAATTAGTTAGGATCAGACGCCACTGCAAAAGCTATTCACTCTCACATATACCTACTTTCAAGAGCATAATTTAACATTCGTCAAATAGTCCAAATACTCGAAGAATCTgaaatttgtaggaaattttatttcaaaatgacTAATGACATCATCATTCTATCAGGCTACATGGAAAACATCCCATAATAATCCACATCTTCCCTTGTGTAATCTATATCAGAATTTAAACTTTATAAATCAGGTATTCTTTCACTCTACTCTGGTTCAACATTTAAGCAAACAATGTAGACCATGCTTTCCAACTGACAGACTTTATTCCATTTCTTCATACTTGAAGCTGAACTGTACAATTCCATGAATTTAATTTGGACTATGTTCACAActacaaagaagagagagagagagagagagagagagatgttgttgatgatgatgacagTGACACATAAGCAGCACAGGATTTAGCAACAGTGATAAGAACAATGAGCACCCGTGGaaaaaacaatataacaaaTCTAAGCCTAATATAAATTAAGAGATCATGTCAACCTCAAACCATTAAGAAAGGCCGAAGACCAATATTACTGGTTAAAAAGAAGAACCAACCTTACTCCCCGAGGGTGCGCTCTTTTTTGGACGGAATGTCCTCTGGTTTCTGTTTGCAGAACAATTAGTAAGGCATGTAATCAGTGGAAGATCATCTTCATGACAAGGTTTTATAAGGCATCAATTATAGACTGAAGTACTAATGTATGCAAGATTTATGGGTACACTGCCATGatattcacacacacacacacaccacacagagagagagagagagagagagagggaagctTTGGCATCCAGCCAGCTAAAACTTTGTAAAGATAGTCAAGCACTCAAGCCCAGGAACTTTCTAACTCTCCCCCAGCTACATGCCTAATTTTGCCATTTTGGCTTATCAACGACCACACTCTTGGTCACCCTTTTTATTATAATGTCTTTCTTTAGAACCTCTCCCTATGATATTTTTCGTCTCTGCCCATCCCTTTTCTGCTCCTTCAACTAGAATCAAATTACTCTCTTCAATAAACTCATTGGTCTTTATTGCACATCGCCAAACCATTTTGGATGAATCACATGAAtctcatgaagaaaaaaaaattactttgtcTTCTACCATGA
This genomic interval from Corylus avellana chromosome ca3, CavTom2PMs-1.0 contains the following:
- the LOC132174951 gene encoding MOB kinase activator-like 1A; translated protein: MSLFGLGRNQRTFRPKKSAPSGSKGAQLRKHIDATLGSGNLREAVKLPTGEDLNEWLAVNTVDFFNQVNLLYGTLTEFCTDENCPTMTAGPKYEYRWADGEKIKKPIEVSAPKYVELLMDWIEGQLDNESIFPQRLGAPFPLNFKDVVKTIFKRLFRVYAHIYHSHFQKIVSLKEEAHLNTCFKHFILFTCEFGLIDRKELAPLQELIDSIIVPY